One Lentibacillus cibarius DNA window includes the following coding sequences:
- a CDS encoding biotin transporter BioY, which produces MAKTNWSALNITTASVFVAMTAIGANITSIAPFMVVGGVPITLQTFFAVLAGIVLGSRLGAFSMFVYMMLGLVGAPIFAQFKGGAAVFFTPTFGFILSFILVAYVAGKLIEKKRSLPMYITAALIGLAINYVFGTNWMYAAYILWFDAPEGFTYGLAWAWMMVPLPKDIILSIGAGLFAYRLRKSGIGVQRFQKENAA; this is translated from the coding sequence ATGGCCAAAACAAACTGGTCAGCACTTAACATTACTACAGCCAGCGTGTTTGTAGCGATGACGGCAATCGGTGCAAATATCACATCAATTGCACCATTTATGGTTGTTGGTGGTGTACCGATAACGTTACAGACATTTTTTGCGGTGCTCGCAGGTATAGTGCTGGGTAGCAGACTCGGAGCATTTTCCATGTTTGTTTACATGATGCTCGGGCTTGTAGGTGCACCTATATTTGCACAATTCAAAGGAGGAGCTGCGGTTTTCTTTACGCCGACATTTGGTTTCATTTTGTCTTTTATTCTAGTAGCTTATGTTGCCGGAAAATTGATTGAAAAGAAAAGGAGTCTGCCAATGTACATAACTGCAGCACTGATTGGTTTGGCAATTAATTATGTTTTTGGGACTAACTGGATGTATGCGGCGTATATTCTCTGGTTTGATGCACCGGAGGGGTTCACATACGGACTAGCCTGGGCATGGATGATGGTGCCATTACCGAAAGATATTATTCTTTCAATTGGCGCAGGACTTTTCGCATACAGACTTAGAAAATCAGGAATCGGGGTTCAACGTTTTCAAAAAGAGAATGCAGCGTAA